A genome region from Arachidicoccus soli includes the following:
- a CDS encoding RagB/SusD family nutrient uptake outer membrane protein, with protein sequence MGKNKNIYKTIRQVAALVMLSFVCYSCNKTFDKLPESVLDKTQVYRDVNDADAAIIGIYGQVMGIADKYIILNELRGDLMDVTPNADKYLNEINTESVSQDNPYSDPRPFYTIIMNCNDALANFKLMVKDNRMTQADFDLRYSAVGGIRSWLYLQLGIQFGSIPYITSSLDNVNDIKNQANYPRLSFDQLLDSLTQFTESLPYQTPFPAGTSLLTTVDGYATDKFFLPIKCLLGDLYLWKGDYVQAAANYHYMMNYADILYPAMNSEQWYETYKIAYTGNINGANWSNIFTQPYGERYSNYEIMWDLPFDQSFSPKNPFIKLFYNSAGGYLLKPSQLAINNWTAQTRNDNTPGDFRGNGASYKIVGGQPIINKFVSNYSPLLPFATNDKWILYRAATLHFHFAEAAIRAGQTELAYGFLNWGLKYTLDPEHLGTAHDSRDVTNIEQSFGAPFDFDARQGDFPSFRSPWYRNNGINGRVSLPLEIIDSSKYYDTTSLPRQFLNASSQDSLELNMENYLVNSSALELAFEGDRWPDLLRIALRREKEQPGSGVAFLQAKISAKFIAAGEPGLAATVSAKLAEPKNWFLKFDWN encoded by the coding sequence ATGGGGAAGAATAAAAATATTTATAAAACAATAAGACAAGTTGCTGCCTTGGTTATGCTGAGCTTTGTATGTTATTCTTGCAATAAAACTTTTGATAAGTTGCCAGAATCTGTTTTAGACAAAACGCAAGTTTACAGAGATGTGAATGATGCCGATGCAGCAATTATTGGTATTTATGGGCAAGTGATGGGTATTGCTGATAAGTACATCATATTAAACGAACTAAGAGGCGATTTGATGGATGTAACACCTAACGCTGATAAATATTTAAATGAAATTAATACGGAGAGCGTTTCGCAAGACAATCCATATTCCGACCCAAGACCATTTTATACTATCATTATGAATTGCAATGATGCTTTGGCAAATTTCAAATTGATGGTGAAGGATAATAGAATGACCCAAGCTGATTTCGATCTTAGATATTCTGCTGTTGGGGGTATTCGCTCTTGGTTATACCTTCAATTAGGCATTCAGTTTGGCTCGATCCCTTATATTACTAGTTCTTTGGATAATGTAAATGATATAAAAAATCAAGCCAATTATCCAAGACTAAGTTTCGATCAGTTATTAGATTCACTTACACAGTTTACGGAATCTCTTCCTTATCAAACGCCCTTTCCTGCAGGGACTTCTTTGTTGACAACAGTTGATGGTTATGCTACCGATAAGTTTTTTCTTCCAATTAAATGTTTGCTTGGGGATCTCTATTTATGGAAAGGCGATTATGTACAAGCTGCTGCTAATTATCATTACATGATGAATTATGCGGATATACTTTATCCGGCTATGAATAGCGAACAGTGGTACGAAACTTATAAAATAGCTTATACTGGCAATATTAATGGCGCCAATTGGTCTAATATTTTCACCCAGCCTTATGGCGAAAGATATTCCAATTATGAAATAATGTGGGATTTGCCATTTGATCAAAGCTTCAGCCCTAAAAACCCGTTTATAAAATTGTTCTATAATTCTGCGGGAGGTTATTTATTAAAGCCTTCTCAATTGGCAATTAATAACTGGACAGCCCAAACAAGAAATGACAATACTCCTGGCGATTTTAGAGGAAATGGTGCTTCATATAAAATAGTGGGCGGACAACCGATAATAAATAAGTTTGTTTCAAATTATAGCCCATTATTACCATTTGCAACCAACGATAAATGGATACTTTATAGAGCAGCAACTTTGCATTTTCATTTTGCGGAAGCCGCAATAAGAGCTGGACAAACAGAGTTGGCTTACGGGTTTTTAAATTGGGGCTTGAAATATACATTGGATCCGGAACATTTAGGTACAGCACATGACAGCAGAGATGTAACTAATATTGAACAAAGCTTTGGCGCCCCATTTGATTTTGATGCAAGACAAGGTGATTTTCCTTCTTTCAGAAGCCCTTGGTATAGAAATAACGGCATAAATGGAAGAGTGAGTTTGCCTTTAGAAATAATTGATTCATCAAAATATTATGACACAACTAGCCTTCCAAGACAATTTTTGAATGCGAGTAGCCAGGATAGTTTAGAGCTAAATATGGAAAACTATTTAGTGAATTCTTCAGCACTTGAATTGGCTTTTGAAGGCGATCGCTGGCCCGATTTATTGCGTATTGCCTTAAGAAGGGAAAAGGAGCAGCCTGGTTCAGGTGTAGCCTTTTTACAAGCTAAAATATCCGCTAAGTTTATAGCTGCAGGAGAACCTGGTCTGGCTGCAACGGTGAGTGCAAAACTGGCGGAACCTAAAAATTGGTTTTTGAAATTTGATTGGAATTGA
- a CDS encoding SusC/RagA family TonB-linked outer membrane protein: MHLYIKITRSLLLSSLAVTLIVSNTNGQVTVPKKNTENKVLRSDSLFVQGVIELASTKARLSGISLSVPDYSAAITDNKGRFKIAVPSYSSVILISGDGFQQKQVALKGRKKVVVSMYEEPYTSQFDVTTLPFGDKPKDFIPYATQSLNADNKWEQSTNETPMTYLQGKIAGLNVIRHSGTPGIGANVTLRGANSLYATNQPLIVVDGVIYDNNEYGNSLITGNMYNPLSDIDVKDIDNITVLKSGNSTYGTKGANGVILITTARAQELATRIDFAAYGGFNLSPNDLPVMQAGDYRTYLSDLLKTTGMTQDEIQKMPYMNDNMSSPNYFRYHNNTDWQKEVMKNSFNNNYYLKVTGGDNIAKYALSLGYLKSQGVLDNTDLTRFQLRFNGDLNLSKKLTAAVNLALVSNQENSQIQGGENILSPLSLSLAKAPFLPVHVIGDDGKISPNLADYDIFNMSNPVAIAQNMQGANKNYRFTGSVKFNYKFNKSLSLQTLLGITFDKVQEDLFIPQSGVVPDTLATAVAYNRSGSNLERYYSLFNDTKLSYAHTFNLVHKLNIDAGFRYQNNKSENEYGLGYNSATDQFVSVGMGVASLRSVGGDIGEWNWLNTYFHAGYSYLDKYFASFNLSSDGSSRFGKQAPDGVNIAGNKWAVNPSLALAWLMSSENFFSNIKFVQNLKLRASYSRVGNDDIGNYTARQYYISQNLLGLEGLVRGNIGNPQLEWETVDKLDLGLDASFLNERLNLSVDLYQNKTYHMITIDPTNSATGINYVIANNGTMSNNGIELSIDGRIINKGFKWDMGLNIAANKNKIDKFPNGKLLTSYADATYLTETGKASNLFYGYKTNGIFSTQAEAAASGLQYQNADGTMSPFQAGDVRFVDVNGDHVINDDDRQVIGNPNPKFFGGFSNTFSWKRWALDAIFTFSEGNDIYNYTRAQLESMSGYGNQSLAVNNRWRSDGQITNIPRVAWGDPAGNARFSDRWIEDGSYLRLRTLSLSYNLPIKASALKYLKVYATGNNLITWTKYLGYDPEFSATNSVFGQGVDIGLEPIYKTVQLGVRLGF, translated from the coding sequence ATGCATTTATATATTAAAATAACGAGAAGCTTATTGTTGTCGAGTTTGGCCGTTACATTAATTGTTTCAAACACGAATGGACAAGTGACTGTTCCTAAGAAAAATACAGAAAATAAAGTATTGCGTTCCGACAGTCTTTTTGTGCAGGGCGTTATAGAATTGGCTAGTACGAAAGCCCGATTGTCAGGTATATCATTAAGCGTCCCTGATTATTCTGCAGCTATTACCGACAATAAAGGAAGATTTAAGATTGCTGTGCCGTCTTACTCTTCGGTAATATTGATTTCTGGCGATGGCTTTCAACAAAAACAAGTAGCATTAAAAGGTAGAAAGAAAGTGGTTGTTTCGATGTATGAAGAGCCATATACTTCACAATTTGATGTAACTACGTTGCCTTTTGGGGATAAGCCTAAAGATTTTATTCCTTATGCTACTCAATCGCTCAATGCCGATAATAAATGGGAACAATCCACCAACGAAACGCCTATGACATATCTCCAAGGAAAGATAGCGGGACTAAATGTTATCAGACATTCGGGTACGCCAGGTATCGGTGCCAATGTTACATTAAGAGGGGCTAATTCTCTATATGCAACGAATCAACCACTAATAGTTGTCGATGGCGTTATTTATGATAATAATGAATATGGAAATTCTTTGATTACTGGAAATATGTATAACCCATTGTCTGATATCGATGTGAAAGATATTGATAATATTACGGTCTTAAAAAGTGGAAACTCTACTTATGGAACAAAAGGTGCGAATGGCGTAATACTAATAACCACGGCACGTGCGCAAGAGTTGGCGACTAGAATAGATTTTGCTGCTTATGGAGGATTTAATCTTAGCCCAAATGATTTGCCAGTAATGCAGGCTGGAGATTATAGAACTTATTTATCTGATTTACTCAAGACTACTGGAATGACACAGGATGAGATTCAGAAGATGCCGTATATGAATGATAATATGAGTTCGCCCAATTATTTCAGATACCACAACAATACGGATTGGCAAAAAGAAGTAATGAAAAATAGTTTCAACAATAATTATTATTTGAAAGTTACCGGTGGTGATAATATTGCAAAATATGCTTTGTCTCTAGGTTATTTGAAAAGTCAGGGAGTATTGGATAATACTGATTTGACAAGATTTCAATTAAGATTTAATGGCGACTTAAACTTATCTAAAAAGTTGACAGCTGCAGTAAATCTGGCATTGGTATCTAATCAAGAAAATTCACAAATTCAAGGCGGAGAAAATATACTCAGCCCTTTATCCTTAAGCTTGGCAAAAGCGCCCTTTCTTCCAGTGCATGTAATTGGTGATGATGGAAAAATTTCTCCAAACTTAGCGGACTACGACATCTTTAATATGTCCAATCCAGTGGCAATTGCGCAGAATATGCAAGGGGCTAACAAAAATTATCGATTTACTGGATCTGTTAAATTTAATTATAAGTTTAATAAATCATTAAGCTTGCAAACATTGTTGGGAATTACCTTTGACAAGGTGCAAGAAGATTTGTTTATTCCTCAATCAGGTGTAGTACCCGATACTTTAGCGACAGCCGTAGCTTATAATAGGTCTGGCAGTAATTTAGAGAGATATTATTCCTTATTTAATGATACAAAATTAAGTTATGCGCATACATTTAATCTCGTTCATAAACTCAATATTGATGCGGGGTTTAGGTATCAAAATAATAAAAGCGAAAACGAATATGGGCTTGGATATAATTCCGCTACCGATCAATTTGTAAGCGTGGGAATGGGAGTTGCATCTCTTAGAAGCGTTGGTGGTGATATTGGAGAATGGAATTGGTTGAACACCTATTTTCATGCAGGATATTCCTACTTAGATAAATATTTTGCGTCCTTCAATTTATCTTCTGATGGTTCTTCCAGATTTGGAAAACAAGCCCCAGATGGTGTAAATATTGCCGGAAACAAATGGGCTGTTAATCCTTCTTTAGCACTTGCTTGGCTTATGAGTTCAGAGAATTTTTTCTCTAATATTAAATTTGTTCAAAACTTAAAACTGAGAGCAAGTTATAGCAGAGTTGGAAATGATGATATTGGGAATTATACCGCAAGGCAATACTATATCTCTCAAAATTTATTAGGATTGGAAGGTTTGGTGCGAGGTAATATTGGTAATCCACAATTGGAATGGGAAACTGTTGATAAATTGGATCTGGGCTTAGATGCCTCTTTCTTAAATGAGCGGTTGAACTTGAGTGTCGATTTGTATCAGAATAAAACATACCATATGATTACGATCGATCCTACAAATTCAGCTACTGGTATCAACTATGTTATCGCTAATAATGGAACGATGAGTAATAATGGAATAGAATTAAGTATTGACGGAAGGATTATAAATAAAGGCTTTAAGTGGGATATGGGTTTGAATATTGCGGCCAATAAAAATAAAATCGATAAGTTTCCCAACGGAAAATTACTTACCTCTTATGCCGATGCTACTTATCTTACAGAAACTGGTAAAGCTTCCAATTTATTTTATGGTTACAAAACCAATGGTATATTTTCTACCCAAGCTGAAGCTGCTGCGTCGGGCTTGCAATATCAAAACGCGGATGGAACAATGTCTCCTTTTCAAGCGGGGGATGTGCGGTTTGTTGACGTAAATGGAGATCATGTTATTAATGATGATGATAGGCAAGTGATTGGCAATCCTAATCCTAAATTTTTCGGTGGATTCTCCAATACTTTTTCTTGGAAGAGATGGGCTTTAGACGCCATATTTACTTTTAGTGAAGGTAATGATATTTACAACTACACAAGAGCTCAGTTAGAATCTATGTCCGGTTATGGCAATCAATCTTTAGCTGTAAATAATAGATGGAGATCTGATGGGCAAATTACCAATATTCCAAGAGTTGCTTGGGGCGATCCGGCTGGTAACGCAAGGTTTTCTGATAGATGGATAGAAGATGGCTCTTATTTGAGATTAAGAACACTTTCTCTCAGTTATAACTTGCCTATAAAAGCAAGCGCGCTGAAATATTTGAAGGTATATGCTACCGGCAATAATTTGATTACTTGGACAAAATATCTAGGTTACGATCCTGAGTTTAGCGCAACAAACAGTGTTTTTGGACAAGGCGTTGATATAGGTTTGGAGCCAATATATAAAACAGTGCAATTGGGCGTTAGGTTAGGATTCTAA
- a CDS encoding fasciclin domain-containing protein — MIRLKINSITLFLLMLMVLGSCQKEEWNKRNQITDPSITQNLMEEIKANQNLSLFADYLVKTGYDKVLESSKSFTVWAPTNDALKAIDQSYITDTAQLRLLIGNYIANQSYFTVDANPSIRVKTLNGKNVIFTKTKLNDATILSTDQRAKNGVLHTLSQAFTPELNAWEYLTQVDSTSLQNKFLQTLQYGKVDPDSAELIGLDPKTGVPIYKPGTGIVLRNRFLQKVNINNEDSLVTYIVLTDAAYADEENKLIPYFADTTQAMTDSLAQWNLIKDFAINGLVSPDSLSATLYSDNDSVKMHIDPSAIVKTVKVSNGIVYVLNKLDYELDTKIKPVIIQGERFFDRMDPAVGYTIRTRRDPNTDSIFNDILVQNYGESSFWLRYPTTLNSVTYKVYWVAVNDFQTNTFPMMLAFKSHSDTAFANPINIAYDFKLPYTTVALNDYSQVYIGDFTSNIYGMEDLFIVGNNVKTNGNNTIVLDYIKLVPVLN, encoded by the coding sequence ATGATACGATTAAAAATAAATTCGATTACCTTATTCCTTCTAATGTTGATGGTACTTGGCTCTTGTCAAAAAGAAGAATGGAATAAACGTAATCAGATTACAGACCCGTCCATTACGCAAAATTTAATGGAGGAAATAAAGGCCAACCAAAATCTGAGCCTTTTTGCAGACTACCTGGTAAAAACTGGATATGATAAAGTACTGGAATCCTCAAAGTCATTTACTGTGTGGGCACCCACCAATGATGCTTTAAAAGCCATTGATCAATCTTATATTACCGATACTGCTCAGCTTAGGTTGTTGATAGGTAATTATATCGCCAATCAATCATATTTTACAGTAGATGCAAATCCTTCTATTCGAGTAAAAACGCTTAACGGGAAAAATGTAATTTTTACAAAAACGAAACTCAATGATGCGACAATACTGAGTACCGATCAAAGAGCCAAAAATGGCGTATTGCACACCTTAAGTCAAGCTTTTACTCCGGAATTAAATGCTTGGGAATATCTTACCCAAGTGGACTCCACAAGTTTGCAAAATAAGTTTTTACAAACATTACAATATGGTAAAGTAGATCCAGATAGTGCAGAATTAATTGGGCTTGATCCTAAAACGGGGGTACCCATTTATAAACCAGGAACTGGTATTGTTTTGAGAAACCGCTTCCTTCAAAAAGTAAATATCAATAATGAAGATTCTTTGGTTACTTATATTGTATTGACAGATGCGGCTTATGCGGATGAAGAAAATAAGTTAATACCTTATTTTGCAGACACTACGCAGGCGATGACCGATAGCTTAGCTCAATGGAATTTGATAAAGGACTTTGCTATTAATGGATTGGTTTCTCCCGATAGTCTTTCTGCAACACTATATTCTGATAATGACAGTGTAAAAATGCATATAGATCCTAGTGCTATTGTAAAAACGGTAAAAGTGAGTAATGGTATTGTGTATGTTTTGAATAAATTAGATTATGAATTAGACACTAAAATTAAGCCTGTTATTATTCAAGGTGAAAGGTTCTTTGATAGAATGGATCCGGCTGTGGGATATACTATTCGCACAAGAAGAGATCCCAATACCGATTCCATTTTCAACGATATATTAGTTCAAAACTATGGAGAATCTTCTTTCTGGTTAAGATATCCAACGACGCTAAACTCAGTTACTTATAAAGTTTATTGGGTCGCCGTGAATGATTTTCAAACCAACACATTTCCTATGATGCTGGCATTTAAGTCGCATTCAGACACTGCATTTGCCAACCCAATAAATATTGCTTATGACTTTAAGCTTCCTTACACGACAGTAGCCTTAAATGATTATAGTCAGGTTTACATTGGAGACTTTACATCAAACATATATGGTATGGAAGATTTATTCATTGTGGGCAATAATGTAAAAACAAACGGTAATAACACAATTGTTCTAGATTATATTAAACTGGTACCTGTTCTAAATTAA
- a CDS encoding fasciclin domain-containing protein: protein MRTKYFQRKIALAICALSFILSIGWSCKKLSIVSTTTDAVNIVGYLDEHPDSFSLFRQMLSITGYDGFLSVYGHYTLFLPTNNAVKLYLQKEGKTALTDINVDTLKDLVKFHLLQDTVYTISFTDGKLPYLTMYGQYLVTGANYQNGVTHITVNKQANILVPNLREGNGVIHVIDKVLQPATSSLAQLVVNNPKYSIFGQALTETGLYDSLNILPGDNPDTTRAWVTLLAESDSVFQTQGINNYDELKAKYSNTGNPKDVADSLHLFVDYHILYNANYLADIISSSSFNTWAPTQVITTKYTGDSILINDDVFNGVHEQGVELDRAGSDISATNGVLHDAAGLIAIKKRSPFPVYWDVCQYPEIMSLPAYYGKQTYNYTLTNLPSFITDPGPAAPSYVYGGAPFVNGDYLKIPLGANRTPWVELKTPLLVQGKYKVWICYRTAGRDNVDQVSIDGVALQRTINHHTYMPSGTDAEREAQGWKVYTSPDQKNWTGYLVGTIDIQTTSQHALRFTNLQGTDNDFWLDMIEFIPVDMDQQYPRFQTDGTPVYAPVVTP, encoded by the coding sequence ATGAGAACAAAATACTTTCAAAGAAAAATAGCCTTAGCGATATGCGCATTGTCGTTCATCCTGAGTATTGGATGGAGTTGTAAAAAGCTCTCCATTGTTTCTACAACTACAGATGCTGTAAATATTGTTGGGTACTTGGATGAGCATCCTGATTCCTTTTCTTTATTCAGGCAGATGCTGTCTATTACGGGTTATGATGGCTTCTTAAGTGTATATGGGCACTATACCTTATTCCTTCCTACCAATAATGCGGTAAAATTATATTTGCAAAAAGAAGGGAAAACTGCATTGACTGATATAAATGTAGATACTTTAAAAGACCTCGTAAAATTTCATCTTTTACAAGATACGGTTTATACCATCTCGTTTACAGATGGTAAACTTCCTTATCTCACCATGTATGGTCAATACCTTGTTACCGGTGCCAATTATCAAAATGGTGTTACGCATATTACAGTGAATAAACAGGCCAATATTTTGGTGCCTAATTTAAGAGAAGGTAACGGAGTCATACACGTTATTGATAAAGTATTGCAACCCGCTACTTCTTCTCTGGCACAACTTGTAGTAAATAATCCAAAATATTCAATTTTTGGTCAGGCACTTACGGAAACGGGGTTATATGATTCATTAAACATTCTACCAGGAGATAATCCAGATACTACTAGAGCTTGGGTTACCCTTCTTGCTGAATCTGATTCTGTTTTCCAAACGCAAGGAATAAATAATTACGATGAATTAAAAGCAAAATATTCTAATACGGGCAATCCTAAAGATGTTGCGGACAGCCTTCATTTATTTGTAGATTACCACATTTTATATAATGCTAATTATTTGGCAGATATTATTTCCAGTTCTTCCTTTAATACTTGGGCTCCCACACAAGTTATTACAACAAAATATACAGGAGATTCTATTTTAATCAATGATGATGTATTCAATGGTGTTCATGAGCAGGGAGTAGAATTAGATCGAGCAGGAAGTGATATTTCGGCTACCAATGGCGTATTGCACGATGCTGCGGGTTTAATTGCTATAAAAAAACGCTCACCTTTCCCAGTGTATTGGGATGTATGCCAGTACCCTGAAATTATGAGCCTACCAGCTTATTACGGCAAACAAACATATAATTATACACTTACAAATTTGCCTTCATTTATTACAGATCCTGGTCCTGCTGCTCCTTCTTATGTATATGGTGGCGCTCCTTTTGTAAATGGTGACTACTTGAAAATACCACTTGGCGCAAATCGTACACCTTGGGTTGAACTGAAAACGCCTCTATTGGTACAGGGTAAATATAAAGTTTGGATATGTTATAGAACAGCGGGTAGAGATAATGTGGATCAGGTATCTATTGATGGGGTCGCCTTACAAAGAACGATTAATCACCATACGTATATGCCATCTGGTACCGATGCTGAACGTGAAGCACAAGGTTGGAAAGTTTATACTTCTCCTGATCAAAAGAACTGGACAGGGTATTTGGTGGGTACAATTGATATTCAAACCACTAGTCAGCACGCTCTAAGATTTACCAATTTGCAAGGGACAGATAATGATTTCTGGTTGGATATGATTGAGTTTATACCAGTAGATATGGATCAACAATATCCGCGTTTTCAAACTGATGGTACACCGGTATATGCGCCCGTTGTTACGCCTTAA
- a CDS encoding RagB/SusD family nutrient uptake outer membrane protein: protein MTKYIKLIFSFILITIVATSCNKWLEVKPQDGIIRDDYWKTKEQFGAAVIGCYSSLLDNALVTDLFAWGELRADMVSSTLQTSTDAINIMDGNILASNSFTDWSPVYRTINNCNTVLEYGPSVIKNDATLTVKQQNAYLAEAHALRALMYFYLLRTFGEVPLQLTATSTDKEVTQLVKSSQLDVYNQIITDLKFAQQNALETYGDINTDKGRITKNTVFAIEADAYLWEDKYDSCIAACDSVIGSQRYGLVDGTDQSQWFNTLYFNGNSSEGIFEFQFDQQALNPFYNQFISSNRLYVAASNVSSDVFGLDHSGLQKDIRGDGGSINAVDGTLLKYAGATGGESITLRTASQSFAHWFVYRYADILLMKAEALTWVNRGGEALALVQTVRDRAHAIDETVETPDSTSADDIAQYILDERAREFAYEGKRWFDVLRFAKRNNYKQLSVLLDVVKKNAPTYLQQTILNKYKDVRSHYFPINQNELQADKKLIQNPFYQ from the coding sequence ATGACAAAATATATTAAACTTATTTTTTCCTTCATACTCATTACAATAGTAGCTACTTCCTGTAATAAATGGCTGGAAGTGAAGCCGCAGGATGGCATCATTCGAGATGATTATTGGAAAACGAAAGAACAATTTGGCGCAGCGGTAATTGGTTGTTATTCCTCTTTATTGGATAATGCTTTAGTAACCGATTTATTTGCGTGGGGTGAATTGAGGGCTGACATGGTAAGTTCTACATTACAGACATCTACCGATGCTATTAATATTATGGATGGAAATATTTTGGCCTCCAATAGTTTTACGGATTGGTCGCCTGTTTATAGAACAATTAATAATTGTAATACGGTATTAGAGTATGGCCCTAGTGTAATTAAGAATGATGCTACGCTTACAGTAAAACAGCAAAATGCTTATCTCGCCGAAGCACATGCCTTAAGGGCTTTGATGTATTTTTATTTGTTGCGGACATTTGGTGAAGTGCCTTTGCAATTAACCGCAACTTCAACTGATAAAGAAGTAACTCAATTAGTAAAAAGTTCGCAACTCGATGTGTATAATCAAATAATAACAGATTTAAAATTTGCACAGCAAAATGCTTTAGAAACTTATGGAGATATCAATACGGACAAGGGTAGAATAACAAAGAATACGGTATTTGCTATAGAAGCCGATGCATATTTATGGGAAGATAAATATGATAGTTGTATTGCCGCTTGCGATTCTGTAATCGGTTCTCAAAGATATGGTTTGGTCGATGGAACGGATCAGTCTCAATGGTTCAATACGCTCTATTTTAATGGTAACTCTAGTGAAGGGATTTTTGAATTTCAATTCGATCAACAAGCGCTTAATCCTTTTTACAATCAATTTATTTCATCTAATAGACTGTATGTAGCAGCTTCAAATGTTTCTTCAGATGTTTTTGGCTTGGATCATTCTGGCTTACAAAAAGATATTCGCGGTGACGGTGGATCTATAAATGCAGTCGATGGTACCCTATTGAAATATGCAGGAGCAACTGGAGGAGAATCTATTACGCTACGAACAGCTAGTCAGTCTTTTGCACATTGGTTTGTATACAGATATGCGGATATACTTTTGATGAAGGCGGAAGCGCTTACTTGGGTAAATAGAGGAGGCGAAGCGTTGGCTTTAGTACAAACTGTAAGAGACAGGGCACACGCGATTGACGAAACTGTTGAAACACCAGATTCCACTTCTGCTGATGATATTGCTCAATATATTTTAGATGAACGCGCGAGGGAATTTGCTTACGAAGGAAAGAGATGGTTCGATGTACTCAGATTTGCCAAAAGAAATAATTATAAGCAGCTCAGTGTATTGCTAGATGTGGTTAAGAAGAATGCGCCTACCTATTTGCAACAAACTATTTTGAATAAATACAAAGATGTGAGAAGTCATTATTTTCCTATTAATCAGAATGAGTTACAGGCAGATAAGAAGTTAATTCAAAATCCATTTTATCAATAG